AGACGCCGCGATCGCGATCCGAAACGGTGAGCAGCCCGAACACGGCGCCACCGACGTGGAGCGGGGCCACCAGCCAGGCGCGCAGCCCGGCGTCCCGCACCGCCTCGGCGGTGGTCGCGGGCATGGCGGTGCCGGCCATCTCGCCGCTGCCCATGCCGCCGGTGGCGACGGCCCGGGCCAGCTCCGGGTGGGTGTCCAGCCGGTATCGGGTGCCGGGGAAGCCGGCGAGCCCCTCCTCGTCCCGCTGCACCACCGAGACCGCGAACCCGCCCTCGAGCCGGAGGACCGTGGCCACGCACCGGCGAGCCCCGGGCGGCGACATCATCTCCGAGGAGGCACGCACCACCTCGGCGAGGACGCCGTCGAGCTCCAGCGACGAGGCCAGGGTCCGAGCCACCTCCTGCATCAGCGCCTGCTCGCGGGCGCGCATGCGCTCGGTGATCGCCACCGCCGCGTGCTCCCTCACCAGCAGGATCTGCCGGGTGAGCGCGAGCAGCGACACCGCGATGATGCCCGCCGCGAGCACCCGCGTGTCCTCGGCCCGAACCGCGCCCACGCACCACAGCGCGATCAGCGGGAGCAGCGCCAGGTACGGGAGGAGCACCCGCAGCGACACCGGGCCCTCCGGCGCCGAGTCGCTCCGGAGCCCTCGGGTGACGTCGCGGGAGGGGGTGGCCGCCAGCAGCAGGTAGCAGGCGCCGTATCCCAGCCCGACCTGCCAGCGGGGGGGCACACCGTGCGCGTCGGAGGCGATCTCCACCAGGTCGAGGAGGCTGATCAGGCCGAGCGCGAACACCATCAGGACCACGCCACCCGCGCGCCGGTGCGACGGGAGGCGGTAGAGCACCCACACGCCCCCGGCGAAGAGGCCGAGGTTCCCCGCCCAGGTGAGGGCGACGCCCGCCGCCCCGGCGCTCCCCAGCCGCCCCAGCGGCGGCAGCAGCACCGGCAGGCACGCCGCCAGCAGCGCCAGCACCAGCATGCCGACGTCGCAGAAGGTCGCCAGCCCGCTCTCGAACCCCTCCTCCTGGACGGCGCGGACGCACAGGGCGGCGAGCATGAACGGGTAGGCGGCGAGCACCGCGGCCACCGACACCGAGTCGAGCGCCGCGGTGTGGTGCCAGCGCGAGAGCGAGGAGACGGCGGCGGCGACGGCGAGGATGGCGAAGGCCGCGGTCAGCAGCCGCCAGAAGGTCGCCCGGTTGCGGTCGGGGGCGGCGGCGGCGCGGAGGGCGCAGATCAGGAGGATCCCGGCGTCGGCGAGCTCGGTGACCCCGCGTGCGGCGACGGCCCCGCCGTGGGCGGCCGTCACCCAGGCACCAGCGCCTCCGGCGGCGAGGGTTGCGCCGGCGAGCACGTTGCCGAACCCGTCACCGGACAGCGTCCGGCGCCGTCCTCCGATCGCGCGCGTGATGGTGGCGGGGATGATGCGCGCCACCCTATCGAGGGGCTGTGCAGCCGCGGCGAAGAACCCATGTAGTTGTGTGAAATGTCGTTCGACCGGCCCTGACCGTCCGGTGCGTGGGCGTGCCGCACAACCGTGCGTGACCAGGTTGGTGCGAGGAGGACGTCCACCCACGTCACCCCCATGCACCATGATCAGCCCACCGTGACCCTGACCCTGCACGTCGGATGTGAGCTCGCCCACGAGCTGCAGTGGCCGGTGCCGGCGCTGCTCCAGGTCGAGCCGCGCCGTGACCGCCCATTCCGGGTGGTCACCGAGCGGTTCGAGACCACCCCACCGGTGGACACCCACACCTATCTCGACGGCTACGGCAACGTCTGCCGCCGCCTGGTGATGCCGCCGGGCGAGAGCGTGATCGAGTACCACGCACGCGTCGAGGTGACCGAGGCGGTCGACGAGCTGGGCACCGGCGCGCGCCAGCACCCCGTCGACGAGCTCCCCGACGAGGTGCTGGTGTACACCCTCCCCAGCCGCCTCTGCGAGTCGGACACCCTCTCCAACACCGCCTGGAAGATGTTCGGTGGGTTCGAACCGGGATGGGCCCGGGCCCAGGCGATCTGCGACTGGGTCCACCAGAACCTCGACTTCGCGATGGGTTCCAGCAGACCGTCGACCTCCGCGTGCGACGTCTACGTGCAGCGCGTCGGCGTCTGCCGCGACTTCGCCCAGCTCGCCATCACCCTCTGCCGCGGGATCAACATCCCCGCCCGCTACGCCTTCGGCTACCTGCCCGACATCGGCGTCGACCCGCCCGACGAGCCCATGGACTTCTGCGCCTGGCTCGAGGTGTTCCTCGGCGGCCGCTGGTGGACCTTCGACCCCCGCAACAACCGGCGGCGCTGCGGTCGGGTGCTGATCGGGCTGGGACGCGACGCCATCGACACCGCCATGATCACCAGCTACGGCGCCGCGCCGCTCACCCGCATGACGGTCTGGGCCGAGCCCGCCGAGGAGGCGCCGTGACCCCCGAGGACGCCGCCAGCTGCCTCTCGATGGACTCGACCGAGGTCGCGGCCCTGGCGCTGATCGACCCCGGCGCGGTCGACTGGCCGCGAGTGACCCGCACCGCCTTCCTCGTCCACCAGGCGTTCCACTACGACTACGCGGGGCCGATTGCCGACCTCGAGCACCGGCTGATGCTGATCCCCCCGGCGGAGCACGGCGACCAGCGCCTGGTGGCGCACCGGCTGGAGGTGCGATGCGCCTCCGCCCACACGCTGTCGAGCGACTCGGACGGATTCGGCAACGTCGTCGTCGAGGTCCGCGCCCCCCAGGTGGAGACCACGGTGGGATTCGAGGCCTGGAGCATCGTCGAGCGATCGAACCCGGCCACCCGCCCGTGGCTGCCGGCCGCAGCGCTCTCCGACCCGCGGTACCTGCGGCCGTCGGCGCTGACCCTGCCCGACGCCGCCCTCCGCGGCGCCGCCCGCCGCCACCGCGAGAGCGGGCTGCGGGGGCTCGACCTCGCCCTCGCGGTGAACGGCGCGGTCCACGAGACGATGCGCTACGACAAGAACGTCAGCGGCGTCTCCACCACCGCCTCCGAGGCCTTCGCGATGGGCGCCGGGGTCTGCCAGGACTTCGCCCACGTGATGCTCGCCCTCTGCCGGATGTCCGGGCTGCCCGCCCGCTACGTCTCCGGCCACCTCCTCGGCGAGGGCGGCACCCACGCCTGGGTGGAGGTGCTGATCCCCGTGGAGGGGGACGCCGCCGCCGAGGTGCACGCCCTCGACCCCACCCACGGTGTGGCGGCCGGCTCCCGGCACATCACCGTGGCCGTCGGCCGCGACTACGACGACGTGGCCCCCACATCGGGCAGCTACCGCGCCTCGGTCGCCGGGGCGCTGACCGCCCG
The nucleotide sequence above comes from Candidatus Dormiibacterota bacterium. Encoded proteins:
- a CDS encoding diguanylate cyclase produces the protein MARIIPATITRAIGGRRRTLSGDGFGNVLAGATLAAGGAGAWVTAAHGGAVAARGVTELADAGILLICALRAAAAPDRNRATFWRLLTAAFAILAVAAAVSSLSRWHHTAALDSVSVAAVLAAYPFMLAALCVRAVQEEGFESGLATFCDVGMLVLALLAACLPVLLPPLGRLGSAGAAGVALTWAGNLGLFAGGVWVLYRLPSHRRAGGVVLMVFALGLISLLDLVEIASDAHGVPPRWQVGLGYGACYLLLAATPSRDVTRGLRSDSAPEGPVSLRVLLPYLALLPLIALWCVGAVRAEDTRVLAAGIIAVSLLALTRQILLVREHAAVAITERMRAREQALMQEVARTLASSLELDGVLAEVVRASSEMMSPPGARRCVATVLRLEGGFAVSVVQRDEEGLAGFPGTRYRLDTHPELARAVATGGMGSGEMAGTAMPATTAEAVRDAGLRAWLVAPLHVGGAVFGLLTVSDRDRGVFEPVLVQRLGGIVSLAEMAISNALSYARQRDAASTDPLTGLRNRRYFEDHLAGLPRARFAVLAIDVDHLKAVNDEYGHEAGDDILRAV
- a CDS encoding transglutaminase family protein, translated to MTLTLHVGCELAHELQWPVPALLQVEPRRDRPFRVVTERFETTPPVDTHTYLDGYGNVCRRLVMPPGESVIEYHARVEVTEAVDELGTGARQHPVDELPDEVLVYTLPSRLCESDTLSNTAWKMFGGFEPGWARAQAICDWVHQNLDFAMGSSRPSTSACDVYVQRVGVCRDFAQLAITLCRGINIPARYAFGYLPDIGVDPPDEPMDFCAWLEVFLGGRWWTFDPRNNRRRCGRVLIGLGRDAIDTAMITSYGAAPLTRMTVWAEPAEEAP
- a CDS encoding transglutaminase family protein, coding for MTPEDAASCLSMDSTEVAALALIDPGAVDWPRVTRTAFLVHQAFHYDYAGPIADLEHRLMLIPPAEHGDQRLVAHRLEVRCASAHTLSSDSDGFGNVVVEVRAPQVETTVGFEAWSIVERSNPATRPWLPAAALSDPRYLRPSALTLPDAALRGAARRHRESGLRGLDLALAVNGAVHETMRYDKNVSGVSTTASEAFAMGAGVCQDFAHVMLALCRMSGLPARYVSGHLLGEGGTHAWVEVLIPVEGDAAAEVHALDPTHGVAAGSRHITVAVGRDYDDVAPTSGSYRASVAGALTARRRVALMDVEYAV